One region of Gloeocapsopsis sp. IPPAS B-1203 genomic DNA includes:
- a CDS encoding ComEA family DNA-binding protein, translating into MLQNWLQSQTIRTKLLNDPYYRMESLAEIAIAAALGIRIDVNQASVDDWLRLPGISIHQARSLVELRRSGVQFYCVEDIAAALNMPLQRLKPLEVVLKFCYYDEECYLQPLVNPNTATIEILVKIPVIDRTLAAAIVQNRTSLGPYRNLVDLQRRLSLAGVTISKLMHYLCF; encoded by the coding sequence ATGCTTCAGAACTGGTTGCAGTCTCAGACAATCCGAACTAAGTTACTCAATGACCCATACTACCGCATGGAGTCGCTAGCTGAAATTGCGATCGCCGCCGCGTTAGGTATCCGCATCGATGTGAATCAAGCGAGTGTCGATGATTGGCTCAGATTACCAGGAATCTCAATTCATCAGGCGCGATCGCTCGTAGAATTACGCCGCAGTGGTGTTCAGTTCTACTGCGTTGAGGATATTGCCGCTGCCTTGAATATGCCGTTACAACGACTGAAACCTTTGGAAGTTGTGCTGAAGTTTTGTTACTACGACGAAGAATGTTATCTACAGCCGCTAGTGAATCCTAATACAGCAACAATAGAAATATTAGTAAAAATTCCAGTTATCGATCGAACTTTAGCAGCAGCCATAGTACAAAATCGCACATCGCTTGGACCATATCGTAATTTGGTTGACTTGCAACGGCGTTTGTCACTAGCAGGAGTAACAATTAGCAAGTTGATGCACTATCTATGCTTTTGA